Within Bombus fervidus isolate BK054 chromosome 3, iyBomFerv1, whole genome shotgun sequence, the genomic segment ATGCTATGATAACACCACCGATAGAGGAGAGGGAAAAAGTGGGTAAAGAAAACACATTCAATATGAGACCCCCTTCGGAAGGTACATATCAGATCCATAAAGTAtcaattatatattctattttaggttgctattaaaataacaaattaaataatgaatttaGAATGTTATTAGAATAGTATTTTAcgagaaagaatatttttgtcttTTCATAAAATCACATTGCTATACACTGTGTTTTTATATACacgtattatatacatatattaatttcgaCGAAATATTTATAGGCCGAGAGCTTACACCGCTAAAATATAACAGCAAATTAATGAACAGCATCTGGGGACTTTATAACCGTTATTCAGTAcataatttcaagaaaaacaATTCTAATGATGGGGTGTTTGATAAGTTCGCGGCGATTTGGGAGACAATTTCTCACAGCCATGCATATGCCGCGAACTCGGTAACTACAACTGCAGTTACCAACAATAACTCTCAAATTATGCAAAAGAGATGAACAGTATCTGATGATTTGATGATCTGATATGTGTAATATCGATTGTTAATTCAACTGTAATAAtgaaaggaaattttaatactatatatgaCTTATGATTATAGAGAATTGCAACAGTATTGCATATTCTTTTTACaacgttttaaataaaatattttttttggCAATTATGGTGCAATCTATCAAGTTTTAATTTGGTACATAATGATAAAGATTTCTACATGTAATTTTAAAGACtgttgtaatattttgtttaactGTTAAAATATAGTGATATATGACAAATACAAAGTAGATAAAAcatagatttttataaaaaatagaaatatatctatatatagattttgtatattattacttaaacattatattgttttgtatatatagattttgtatattattacttaaatattatattgttttgtatttttattgttatccAATAAAATGTAACACACAAACGCGCATGAAACTATAACCTAGTCACAATTAATGTAATGAAgatttacatataattttacttataaCTTTGAAACATTAGAATTTAAACAAAGTATAATtccatcgataaaaatatataactgcGAATACTTCccttaattaaaatgaatattgTGATTAGAAAAACTATATGAAGAAAGGGTCAAATCGGAAGTTTGTTCCACACAAACGACACTCTTCTCAAAATTGTTCAACCAGTTATTTCGATTACATTCCTGTGTTGTTTGACGTATTATATAAGTTCTTGGTTTTCTGCGTTCTGAAAATTCCTCGATGTTACtggaattattagaaatattaatatctaacTCCAAAGAAAGTAACGAAGCCGATATATCTGGTTCTGTAACAGGCAGTCGATTTTCAAACATGTTTCTCATAGataagttattttttattttttcgatgGGAAAATTTTGTCCACTCGTGTTTTCACCATTCAATTGggtaaaattgtttcttttctttctacacGAACATCGTTCAGAacgatttttcttcaaatttggataattcttcgtATTGTTGACTTCTCGACGTATCGTAAACGTACGCACATTCGAATTtcttataattcttttttcaatcacagcattctttattttagaaaagcAAAGATTAGGTcgtttagaataaaaattaaaatttttggaCTTTCGTCTCAGTTTTGCTATTCTTGTTTGCGTACATTTTGTCGCAGATTGCTTGTTATTACCATTTGACAAAActacttttgtattttctggacaattttttaaagtatacgaatttgaaaaaatattcacattGGATCCAGAGGAAAATACTGAGTTTTCAATTTGGAAATCTAATTCACAACTTATTTCGGAACAATGTGGAACAAGAGTTGTATTTTGttttggaaatattattttattatattgttcatTTCCATGTTTTGCGAATAATGATCCAtgataatttgtattttcagtGTGCATAGATGCTGATGGACGTTTCGTTATATAATGCTGACTTCCGATCttctcgttcgtttgattgccttgacttttcaaatatttaatcctAGTTGGTATTTGtaacatattttctttctttcgggTACGAATGATGCAGTTTAAAAACGTAGGTAATGCAGGATCCATGTTCGTACAGGGATAATAAGACTGGTAACAtgatatatagaataaaattataataagtttataaaaaataaaaatcatttatacATAAAAGCTACATTAATCTGCAAACTTTCAAGAAATTATCACTTTCGTAGTAATAGtgatgtacatatacataactAAACATgaattttctttactttcaacatttaataacaaaaacaAATAGCACAAACTAATtggtaaatatttcaatatacacatgttataaataatatacctCTCGAATTTTATCACgtttttgtctttttctcaatgtatatatgttcgttacttttttcatatatcttcttaatttatgtaaaatattaatttcgctACTTCTATTTCGTTTGAAATCATTTGCATGTGGAAGATCCTCTTCGTTTCGCAAGTAAGTATTTCTTAATGCATTAATTTCAGCACGTAATTCATCCAAATTACTGGCAAGTTTTTTCATTTGATCGATCATTTGACCCATCCTTTGTTGATCGCGATAACATGCCGCCATACTGATCGTAACTAGCTCGGCTGTTTAAAGTACATATGTAATTTCTAAAGCTCGATATAATCTTCATGTATATATCACGTATGTCATCATCATGATTTACTGCAAAAATTGAAGAATCCTTaatgatgaagaagaagatacaCATAATAGAGTTTTTCCACCATAATTGAATATTAACATAAAGATATATTGAGTTGCATTTTTAAATGAGAACATCAGGTAGGatcgttatcgttattataaaatataaccaagacaggaaacaaaaatttgcTGACGCATACATactgaagaagaaagaaaaattgactATCGGAAGGTTTCAGATTGCATCAGAAGGTGCTGGAAAGCAATTAAAGGATTATGAATTcgtattaaatatcatttatttgaTTCGTCGTATGAGTCCTAGATACTTACATTAATTGTCAGTCGGTGTCGTATATCATAGTGGATCGGTTATCGACGCGTGAAGTTTGGtttaatacaaaatgaaaaaaaaaaaaaaaaaaaaaaaagaaatgatagGGGGAAAGACAAAAAATTCTTCCACCTTCTCATATAAATCgacacgtaatactatactcgtatttgattttatatgtacaattgtttctttttttctcctatCTACAACATTGGCttctgttttaaaataattaatattttctgagGAACAGGACACGACCCTGGCTTTCCCGTATCGTATCCCTCCAAAAGCATCTACACCACGACAGCTACCGCGTTAAGATGCAAAtgtaacaagaaaaaaaaaaaaaggtaaaaatgattaaagtTTTCGCGCGTTACATGTACACCTAATTCCGTTTTCGACCGCAAAAAGATCAAATTGGTGGATTGCTGTTCTGTAATTCGTTGTCCGTAAATTGTATCATATCTTTTCCTAAATTCGAGCTGTAAAATGGCATCGTCATCGTACTTCAATAAATTAACCGTACAAAAAGGACTGTTGCATTTTATGTGATTATCACAATATGATTCGTAGTAGTTTCACccattctatatttatatatacatacatacatacatacatacatacatacatacatacatacatacatacagcatacatacatatatacatatatacatatatatatgtatgtatgtacactttgtattttttttttttttttttgttttgcaaAGGCATGCACACGGATATTTCTGGAATGCTGTTGtcgatcgaatattttcgTCTCGTATTTCGTTCACCCGTCAATTAAACGAGTCGTAGGGTGAACCGTGTGTACTCTTTTGCTCTAGTAAGTTCCTAAAATCGAGGTAATCGGGTTGCACATTACGTCGTCCACGAATCTCTTTTGAACAATACTTTGTTAGCAAGTCCCCGGACAAGAAGCAAAAACCGATgactatttaattataattttcatgtcTATGGTTTTCCTAAACGTTTTAGAAGAACAGTAACAAGGTTTGCCgactttaaataatatatcattagACTGTGGATGTTCATGCATAGAAAACTTAGATACGCACgtaaaaatgtgtaaaatatatataatacgtaaaaatatacaaaatgtcCAAGGTAAAGGACtctttatataacatttagaatatttaggaGATACATTTAGAAGAAATCTCTTTAGTTATGTTCATAACATCCGCAGTCTGTGTATCATGATCCATGAGGATGAATCATATTTCGATTTTGATTCTTCCCTGTGTTTTATAATACTGATAACCATTGATGAAAGAAAACGAAGTCGCTAACGAGACTTAAAAGAATAACCGCGTCACTTCTTGCCGGAAGATGCATCTTATACAAGCTAACAATCGTTCCTCCAGCATCCGTCGTGCGCATCCAGCACATCGACGATTCTTTTAATACTTAACAGCTAACATGTAATCTAACACGTCTAACGACGTTATAAATAACATAGAAGACAAAATatcaagagagaaagaagaagtagAAGTGACTAATTGGATCTCTGGCTGTCGAGTGATCGCTAATAGTAACAGACTAGTAAACCGTCTTCTTCCCTTACAATGGCTCTCGTCTGTTCATTTCTTGgtccctcttcctcttccgtTTTGTTTTTGTGGCACAGCCTTGTTCCTCCTGCTCCGTTCATCGATCACGTCCCTCCTTTCCGATCTTCTTCTTTACGCGGACGAAAACGATCAACAATTTTTGTGCAACGACATTAACCAAAATTAAAGGAGGACACAGATCTGAAAAGGACGTGCGTTCTGATCCTGCAGAGGATCTCTCACCCGAATTCATCTCATCTATCACCCACTTGAAAATGTTGGGTAACGTCTTCCATCTCTTCGTCCTGAGCTCGTTTTCGTGTCCCGGTCATCGGCTTGTTTCAGAACGAAACTCTTCGAATACTTTCGGGCGTGGATGTGCACAGATGTCGTGTGCTTTCCATGGATTAGCTCAGTTTAATCGGCCGTAGTACGGTCTGTCGGGAATTCGGGGAGGAATATTGGGTACAGGACGCCTATAACACAGACAGTGATTAAGTACTCGGTGCTTCTCATTAAAGTGTTTGAGACGCGACgattgattattaatttaaacaagTAAAGCGGTGATGAACGTCGCGCGAACACGAAACATAATTTTGCCCTTCGAATGCGAacataatcatataatttgcGAAAAATACtgtacatttctttttaaataaaatttattgaattctatagttttcatatatttccaAATTGTATGTAAAATCAAAAGTTTATTTGCATAGTAAGTGTTTGTcacgtttcattttttttgaaaaatcgaagacATATTGTCTAACGAAATGATATTTTCTactctttaaatatattttaattcgcaTTTGGAGAGACTGAGTAAAGCTATGCAATGACCAATTAAATTTACTTCATCTTAGAAATTATATACGTAACAAATTCAAGTGAATAAATCTAATTGGGTATCGctaatatttactttattaagCTATGATATGAGAATGAGAGTATTTTATatgagataaaatatattttctgttataAAATTGGGGTTAAGagaagtaataataattgtcgAATATATAACAGAGAGTGAAGTGCAACAGACATATCGTCTCCTCCAATATGAATGTATGtacttgtaaataataatgacaAAAATACACTACGAATTTGTTCTGTAAAGCgcacaa encodes:
- the LOC139985320 gene encoding uncharacterized protein, which encodes MIVLRNSRRGCMKFETLKQGREFLWVKEFQHFKIKICEESATTRSVKRRLADLLFEICKDCERMAAIPQGAFAACKVRRNLERNAMITPPIEEREKVGKENTFNMRPPSEGRELTPLKYNSKLMNSIWGLYNRYSVHNFKKNNSNDGVFDKFAAIWETISHSHAYAANSVTTTAVTNNNSQIMQKR
- the LOC139985322 gene encoding uncharacterized protein; this translates as TAELVTISMAACYRDQQRMGQMIDQMKKLASNLDELRAEINALRNTYLRNEEDLPHANDFKRNRSSEINILHKLRRYMKKVTNIYTLRKRQKRDKIRESYYPCTNMDPALPTFLNCIIRTRKKENMLQIPTRIKYLKSQGNQTNEKIGSQHYITKRPSASMHTENTNYHGSLFAKHGNEQYNKIIFPKQNTTLVPHCSEISCELDFQIENSVFSSGSNVNIFSNSYTLKNCPENTKVVLSNGNNKQSATKCTQTRIAKLRRKSKNFNFYSKRPNLCFSKIKNAVIEKRIIRNSNVRTFTIRREVNNTKNYPNLKKNRSERCSCRKKRNNFTQLNGENTSGQNFPIEKIKNNLSMRNMFENRLPVTEPDISASLLSLELDINISNNSSNIEEFSERRKPRTYIIRQTTQECNRNNWLNNFEKSVVCVEQTSDLTLSSYSFSNHNIHFN